The Struthio camelus isolate bStrCam1 chromosome 24, bStrCam1.hap1, whole genome shotgun sequence genome includes a window with the following:
- the LOC138062124 gene encoding uncharacterized protein, protein MQLTLQQLKGPNKGRVPIWLRGCCLITLCLTSSAFYFASPPNVWLTWATKTHTTSFCLALASATDPFRTCLVGIPGFNVSDFATLSTGRCDGQLTDRECTARLLAALNKTIPWDPQEIRLLGSRMLNSSANESGCIELGNFRWGVDDPTFWLTPRSYPFWNKTYMCGPYRTYGWGPRDVKVWANDSAKALPRNTYLICGDRAWQGIPRHAHGGPCYLGKLTLFMPNVTVMSHLLFNKTHREKRTLSALTPDCSDQVELWVPTANLFASIVPGVGTAHALRTISKLACWMVKQSNVTTQVLSELAQDMENLQHQVLQNRAAIDFLLLAHGHGCTEFEGMCCFNLSSNSESVHKQLQWLKDHTKDIKVLNNPLDSWLTSLGIGPWLKTLLMYGINVGLMLLLLLLILPCLVSYLRKLFLRLLAKVQINYALLQESGGRVEGILGSRLRDERHEDTAARTAWM, encoded by the coding sequence atgcagctgaccctccaacagctaaagggtccgaataaggggagagtgccaatatggcttcgcggttgttgccttataacactgtgccttaccagctctgccttttactttgcttcccctccaaatgtgtggctaacatgggctacgaaaacgcataccacttccttctgtctggctttagcgtcggctactgacccttttcgcacatgcctggtGGGTATACCTGGGTttaatgtatccgattttgctacgttgtccacgggccgatgtgatggccaacttactgatagggaatgtacagcaagactcttggcagctctgaacaaaactataccgtgggacccccaggagatcaggctcctgggaagccgaatgctaaatagttcggcaaatgagtcgggatgcattgaattgggcaactttaggtggggtgtggacgatcccacgttttggcttactcccaggagctaccccttttggaataaaacatacatgtgcggtccctatagaacctacggatggggaccgagagatgtaaaggtttgggctaatgacagtgcaaaagcattacctcgtAATACCTATTTAATTTGTGGGgatcgggcctggcagggaatcccaaggcatgcccacgggggcccgtgctacctagggaaattgacccttttcatgccaaatgttaccgtgatgtcacacctcttgttcaacaagactcaccgtgaaaagagaaccctatctgcacttactcccgactgcagcgatcaagtcgaactctgggtgcccacagctaatttgtttgcctccatagtccccggggtgggtactgctcatgcactccgtactatcagcaaactcgcttgctggatggtgaaacaatccaacgtgacgactcaggtccttagtgaattggcacaagatatggagaacctgcaacatcaggtcctccagaatagagctgccattgattttttgctattggcacacggccatggttgtacggagttcgaaggtatgtgctgcttcaatctatcctctaattctgagtctgttcataaacagctgcaatggctcaaagatcacaccaaggacattaaggtcctcaataacccattggacagctggctcacttctcttggcattggcccctggctcaaaaccttgctcatgtacggcataaatgtaggacttatgctgctgctgcttttgctgatattaccttgcttagtttcctaccttcgcaagctgtttttgcgcttacttgccaaagtacagattaactatgccctactacaagaaagcgggggacgtgtggaaggtattttgggaagtcggctacgtgatgagagacatgaagacacggctgcaagaactgcttggatgtaa